Proteins from one Nicotiana tabacum cultivar K326 chromosome 23, ASM71507v2, whole genome shotgun sequence genomic window:
- the LOC107791788 gene encoding uncharacterized protein LOC107791788 isoform X1, producing MAEKSIAFESNHSGPITDNTHGWQKVTYAKKQKKKQAKPSDSGKVIANGSVVPGVDNVFQSLEKHSDERRKRIAAQTAAMYGVDDAPVILGLKHRSDDENEDSDAEGGRRGAVEEKKKEKVKKPKKPKVTVAEAAVKIDAADLAAFLADVTVSYESQQEIQLMRFADYFGRAFAAVAGSQFPWLKLFRESPISKIADIPLSHLPEPVYKTSVDWINQRSYEALGSFVLWALDSIVVDLATQLGGSKGSKKGGQQTSSKSQVAMFLVLAMVLRRKPDVLINVLPTLRESPKYQGQDKLSVVAWMIVQACQGDLCVGLYLWAHHTLPLVGGKSGSNPQTRDLILQLVERNLSAPKARTILVNGAVRKGERLMPPSSLDLLLRVTFPAPSARVKATERFEAVYPILKEVALAGSPGSKAMKQVSQQILSLAIKAVAEGWRVCGVTSTCHSCC from the exons ATGGCAGAGAAATCGATTGCTTTCGAGTCAAATCACTCCGGACCAATCACCGACAACACTCACGGATGGCAAAAGGTTACATACGCGAAAAAGCAGAAGAAAAAGCAGGCAAAACCGTCGGATTCCGGCAAAGTAATTGCCAACGGATCTGTTGTTCCTGGCGTCGATAATGTGTTTCAGTCGCTCGAGAAGCACTCCGATGAACGCCGCAAGAGAATTGCGGCACAGACGGCTGCGATGTACGGCGTTGACGATGCTCCGGTTATATTGGGGCTGAAACACCGTTCGGACGATGAAAATGAGGATAGCGATGCGGAAGGTGGTAGACGTGGTGCggtggaggagaagaagaaggagaaggtgAAAAAGCCGAAGAAGCCAAAAGTAACTGTGGCTGAAGCCGCTGTGAAGATCGATGCAGCTGATCTAGCTGCTTTTCTCGCTGATGTAACT GTTTCGTATGAATCTCAGCAAGAAATACAATTGATGCGATTTGCGGATTACTTTGGACGTGCATTTGCTGCGGTGGCTGGTTCACAATTTCCGTGGTTGAAATTGTTCAGGGAGTCTCCGATCAGTAAAATTGCAGAT ATTCCTCTCTCACATCTTCCTGAGCCAGTTTATAAGACTTCAGTGGATTGGATCAACCAACGTTCTTACGAGGCTCTTGGATCATTTGTGTTGTGGGCATTGGACAGTATTGTTGTAGACTTGGCAACCCAACTAGGGGGTTCTAAGGGCTCCAAGAAAGGCGGTCAACAAACGTCGTCAAAATCTCAG GTTGCCATGTTTCTGGTGTTGGCAATGGTACTACGACGGAAGCCTGATGTTTTGATCAACGTACTGCCGACGCTTCGGGAAAGCCCAAAGTATCAAGGGCAAGACAAACTTTCAGTCGTTGCATGGATGATAGTCCAG GCCTGTCAGGGAGATCTCTGCGTTGGATTGTACTTGTGGGCGCATCATACCTTGCCTTTAGTTGGAGGGAAATCAGGTTCTAATCCACAGACCAGGGACTTGATTCTGCAGTTGGTAGAAAG GAATCTCTCTGCACCAAAAGCTCGTACAATTTTAGTAAATGGGGCTGTTAGGAAGGGAGAGCGTCTGATGCCACCTTCATCCCTTGACCTGCTTCTACGGGTGACCTTCCCAGCTCCCTCTGCACGAGTCAAG GCTACTGAAAGGTTTGAGGCAGTATATCCCATCCTCAAGGAGGTTGCCCTTGCTGGTTCCCCAGGAAGCAAAGCAATGAAGCAAGTTTCACAACAGATACTTTCACTAGCTATTAAAGCAGTTGCAGAAG
- the LOC107791788 gene encoding uncharacterized protein LOC107791788 isoform X2, with protein sequence MAEKSIAFESNHSGPITDNTHGWQKVTYAKKQKKKQAKPSDSGKVIANGSVVPGVDNVFQSLEKHSDERRKRIAAQTAAMYGVDDAPVILGLKHRSDDENEDSDAEGGRRGAVEEKKKEKVKKPKKPKVTVAEAAVKIDAADLAAFLADVTVSYESQQEIQLMRFADYFGRAFAAVAGSQFPWLKLFRESPISKIADIPLSHLPEPVYKTSVDWINQRSYEALGSFVLWALDSIVVDLATQLGGSKGSKKGGQQTSSKSQVAMFLVLAMVLRRKPDVLINVLPTLRESPKYQGQDKLSVVAWMIVQACQGDLCVGLYLWAHHTLPLVGGKSGSNPQTRDLILQLVERNLSAPKARTILVNGAVRKGERLMPPSSLDLLLRVTFPAPSARVKATERFEAVYPILKEVALAGSPGSKAMKQVSQQILSLAIKAVAEE encoded by the exons ATGGCAGAGAAATCGATTGCTTTCGAGTCAAATCACTCCGGACCAATCACCGACAACACTCACGGATGGCAAAAGGTTACATACGCGAAAAAGCAGAAGAAAAAGCAGGCAAAACCGTCGGATTCCGGCAAAGTAATTGCCAACGGATCTGTTGTTCCTGGCGTCGATAATGTGTTTCAGTCGCTCGAGAAGCACTCCGATGAACGCCGCAAGAGAATTGCGGCACAGACGGCTGCGATGTACGGCGTTGACGATGCTCCGGTTATATTGGGGCTGAAACACCGTTCGGACGATGAAAATGAGGATAGCGATGCGGAAGGTGGTAGACGTGGTGCggtggaggagaagaagaaggagaaggtgAAAAAGCCGAAGAAGCCAAAAGTAACTGTGGCTGAAGCCGCTGTGAAGATCGATGCAGCTGATCTAGCTGCTTTTCTCGCTGATGTAACT GTTTCGTATGAATCTCAGCAAGAAATACAATTGATGCGATTTGCGGATTACTTTGGACGTGCATTTGCTGCGGTGGCTGGTTCACAATTTCCGTGGTTGAAATTGTTCAGGGAGTCTCCGATCAGTAAAATTGCAGAT ATTCCTCTCTCACATCTTCCTGAGCCAGTTTATAAGACTTCAGTGGATTGGATCAACCAACGTTCTTACGAGGCTCTTGGATCATTTGTGTTGTGGGCATTGGACAGTATTGTTGTAGACTTGGCAACCCAACTAGGGGGTTCTAAGGGCTCCAAGAAAGGCGGTCAACAAACGTCGTCAAAATCTCAG GTTGCCATGTTTCTGGTGTTGGCAATGGTACTACGACGGAAGCCTGATGTTTTGATCAACGTACTGCCGACGCTTCGGGAAAGCCCAAAGTATCAAGGGCAAGACAAACTTTCAGTCGTTGCATGGATGATAGTCCAG GCCTGTCAGGGAGATCTCTGCGTTGGATTGTACTTGTGGGCGCATCATACCTTGCCTTTAGTTGGAGGGAAATCAGGTTCTAATCCACAGACCAGGGACTTGATTCTGCAGTTGGTAGAAAG GAATCTCTCTGCACCAAAAGCTCGTACAATTTTAGTAAATGGGGCTGTTAGGAAGGGAGAGCGTCTGATGCCACCTTCATCCCTTGACCTGCTTCTACGGGTGACCTTCCCAGCTCCCTCTGCACGAGTCAAG GCTACTGAAAGGTTTGAGGCAGTATATCCCATCCTCAAGGAGGTTGCCCTTGCTGGTTCCCCAGGAAGCAAAGCAATGAAGCAAGTTTCACAACAGATACTTTCACTAGCTATTAAAGCAGTTGCAGAAG